GCGCTGAAGGCGGGGATCGTCTTTGCCGACAAGGTCTCGACCGTCAGCCCGACCTATGCCGAGGAACTGCTGACGCCCTCCTTCGGCATGGGGCTGGAGGGCGTGCTGGCGGATCGGGCCGGCGATTTCACCGGCATCCTGAACGGCATCGACCTGGAGGCCTGGAAGCCGCCCTATGACGATCCTTCGGCCAAGGCGCCGCTGCGCCGGGCGCTGCGCAAGGAATTCGGCCTGCCCGAGGCGGACGGGCCGCTTTGCGTGGTGATCTCGCGCCTGACCGGGCAGAAGGGGCTGGACCTGCTGCTGGAGGCGCTGCCGACGCTGCTGGACTGCGGCGGGCAGCTCGCGGTGCTGGGCTCGGGCGACTCGGCGCTGGAATCGGCCTTTCGCGCCGCGGCCGAGCGCTATCCCGGCGTCGGCCTGCGGCTGGGCTATGACGAGGCGCTGGCCCATCGCATGATCGCCGGCGGCGACGCGATCCTGGTGCCCTCGCGGTTCGAGCCCTGCGGGCTGACCCAGCTTTACGGCCTGCGCTTCGGCACGCTGCCGGTGGTGTCGCTGACCGGCGGGCTGGCCGATACGGTCATCAACGCCTCGGCCGCCGGGCTGGCGGCGGGGGTGGCGACCGGGCTGCAATTCCATCCCGTCGAAGCCGCCGCCCTGTCCCGCGCGCTGCGCCGGCTGTGCGAATTGTGGCGCCAGCCCCGGGTCTGGAGCCGCATGGCGAATGCCGCCATGGCGCAGCCGGTGGGCTGGGACGCCTCGGCCGCCGCCTATGCCGAACTCTTCAGGACCATGATCCGCTGATGCCGAACCTGCGGATCCTGGCCGGACGCGCCGACCCCTTGGGCGCGACCTTCGACGGCGAGGGCGTGAACTTCGCCGTCTTTTCGCAACATGCCACGCGGGTGACGCTGTGCCTGTTCGGCGCCGACGGCCGGACCGAGGCGCATCGGCTGGACCTGCCGGAACGCGACGGCGACGTCTGGCACGGCTATGTCCCGGGCCTGCGCCCCGGCCAGCTTTACGGGCTGCGCGCCGACGGCCCCTATGCGCCGGCCGAGGGGCACCGCTTCAACTATCACAAGCTGCTGATCGACCCCTATGCCAAGCGGCTGACCCGGCACCCGGTTTGGCACGACGCGCTGATGGGCTACACGGTCGGCGCGGCGGAAAGCGACCTCAGCTTCGACAAGCGCGATAGCGCCCGCCACATGCCGCGCTGCGTGGTCGAGGATCCGGCGTTTTCCTGGGGCACCGACCAGCCGCCGCGCCACGACATCGCCGACACCGTGATCTACGAGGCGCATGTCAAGGGCTTGACCCAGGCGCATCCCGACGTGCCCCATCGCGGCAGCTTCCTGGGCCTCGCCTCGGACCCGGTGATCGAGCATCTGCAACGCCTGGGCATCACCGCGCTGGAGCTTCTGCCGGCGCAGGCCTTCCTGAACGACCGCTTCCTGGTGGAAAAGGGGCTGGTGAACTATTGGGGCTACCAGACGCTGGGCTTCTTCGCCCCCGATCCGCGCTATCTGGCCAAGGGCCAGATCGCCGAGTTCCAGCACATGGTCGCCCGGATGCATGCCGCCGGCATCGAGGTCATCATGGATGTGGTCTATAACCACACCGGCGAGGGCAACGAGATGGGCCCGACGCTGAGCTTCCGCGGCCTCGACAACCGCAGCTATTACCGGCTGCAAGAAGATCCGCGCTATTACATCGACGACACCGGCACCGGCAACACGCTGAACGTCAACCACCCGATGGTCTTGCGCATGGTCATGGATTCCTTGCGCTATTGGGTCGAGGTCATGCATGTGGACGGCTTCCGCTTCGACCTTTGCGCGACGCTGGGCCGGCGGGCGCGGGGCGGCTTCGACCGCAGCGCCTCGTTCTTCGACGCGATCCGGCAGGATCCGGTGCTGACGCGGGTAAAGCTGATCGCCGAGCCCTGGGACATCGGGCCGGGCGGCTATCAGCTGGGCGGCTTCCCGCCGCCCTTCCTGGAGTGGAATGACAAGTATCGCGACGGCATCCGCCGCTTCTGGCGCGGCGATGCGCGGCAGGTGCCCGAGCTGGCCGACCGCATGGCGGGCTCGGCGGTGCAGTTCGACCATTCCGGGCGGCCGGCGACCAGTTCGGTGAACTTCCTGACCGCGCATGACGGCTTCACGCTGATGGATGTGGTCAGCTACGCCGCCAAGCACAACGAGGCCAATGGCGAGGAGAACCGCGACGGCCATTCCGAGAATTTCTCGGACAATATGGGCGTCGAGGGCGCGAGCGACGATCCCGCCATCCTGGAGGCCCGCGCCCGGCGGCGGCGCGCCATGCTGGCGACGCTGCTCTTGTCGCAGGGCACGCCGATGCTGCTGGCCGGCGACGAGCTCGGCAACAGCCAGCAGGGCAACAACAACGCCTATTGCCAGGACAATGCAATCGGCTGGGTCGACTGGGACGCGGCGGACCAGGGTTTCCTGGACTTCACCGCCCGGCTGATCGCCTTTCGCCGCGCCCATCCGATCCTGCGGCAGAAGCGCTTCCTGCATTCGCGCACCCGGCTGGTCGACGGCCTGCCCGACCTGTTCTGGCTGCGCCCCGATGGCGAGGAGATGACCCCCGCCGACTGGGGCAACCCCGAGCTGCGCGTGCTTTGCGCCGAGCTGCGCATCGCCGCCGGCACCCCGGAATATGCGCAACGCGAAGAGGCGATCTTCCTGGTCTTCAACAATGGCGAGGCGCTGGACCTGGTGCCGCCCGATCCCCCGACGGGCTGGCGCTGGCGGCTGCATCTGGACAGCAGCCGCCCCGGCCTGGTGCCGCAGGTGGCCGGGCGCGGGCCGATGCGCATCGACGGGCATTGCGTGCTGGCCTTCGACCTCGAGCGCGACGATGACTGACGCGCGGCTGCAACTCGCGGCCCGCATGGGCGTGCTGCCGGGCTTTCACGACCTGACCGGCCAATGGCGCGAGACCTCGGTCGAAAGCGCCGTCGCGCTGCTGGCCGCCATGGGCCTGTCGGTCCCCAGCGCGCCCGAGGCGCAGGCGGCGCTGGAGGCCCATGCCGACCTGCTGCCGCAGGACGTGATCTGCGAGGCCGGGGCGGCGCCCGACCTCGCCCCCGCCGCATGGCAGCTGACCTTCGAGGACGGCGCCCAGCTTGAAGGCGGCGGCGCCTTGCCCGCGCTGCCGCTGGGCATCCACCGCCTCCAGGCGGAGGGCCGCGCCTTCACCCTGCTGGCGGCGCCGCCGCGCCTGCCGGAACCGGCGCGGCGCTGGGGGCTGGTCGCGCCGCTTTACGGGCTCTCGGCCAGCGGCATCGGCAGCTATGACGACCTCGGCCGGCTGGCGGCCGGCATGGCGGGGCAGGGCGCGGCTTTCCTGGGCATCAACCCGGTCCATGCCGGTTTCCCGACCGTGCCCTGGCTATTCAGCCCCTATACGCCCTCGCATCGCCGGCGGCTGAACGTGATCCATATCGCGGCGGGGCAGGGCACGCCCGGTCCGTTGGTCGATTACGCCCGCGACATTCCCGCCCGCATGGCGGCGCTGCGGGCCGAGTTCGCGGCCTTCCCGGGCGATCCCGGCTTCGACGCCTGGCAGGCGGCCGAGGGCGAAAGCCTGCACCGCTTTGCCCTGCACCAGGCGCTGTCCGAGCGCTTCGGCGCCTTCTGGAGTGACTGGCCGGCGGCGCATGTCTCGCCCGACACGCCGGCCTCGCTGGCGGCGCGGGCGGAACTGGCCGGCGAGATGCGCTTTCACGCCTGGCTGCAATGGCGCGCCGAGACCGCCCTCGCGGCGGCGGGCCGGGCGGCGCGGGACGCGGGCATGGCGCATGGGCTTTATCTGGACCTCGCCGTCGGCACGCATCCCTTCGGCGCCGAGACCTGGGAGGATCGCGCCAGCTTCGCCTTCGGCGCCTCGCTCGGCGCGCCGCCGGATGCGTTTTCGGCCGATGGCCAGAACTGGGGGCTGGCGCCCTTCAGCCCGCTGGGGCTGCGCGCGCAGGCCTATGCGCCGCTGGCCCAGACGCTGCGGCGCCAGTTGCAATTCGCCGGCGCCCTGCGCATCGACCATATCCTGGGCTTCGAGCGCGCCTATTGGGTGCCCGAGGCCGCGCCCGGCGCCTATGTCGCCATGCCGCGCGACGCCATGCTGGCGGTGGTGCGCATCGAGGCCGCCCGCGCCGGGGCCGTCATCGTCGGCGAGGACCTGGGCAATATCCCCGAGGGGCTGCGCGCCGCGCTGGCCGGCTCGGGCGTGCTTGGCTGCCGCGTGGCGATGTTCGAGCGCGAGGGTTGGCAGCCGCCCCGCTTCCGCCCGGCCGAAGCCTATGACCGCGACGCCATCGCCAGCTTCTCGACCCATGACCTGCCGACCTGGCGCGGTTGGCGCCAGGGCTGCGACATCGCCGCCCGCGCCCGGCTTTCGGACGCCGACCCGGCGCCGCAACTGGCCGAGCGTGCCGAAGAGGTGGCGGGCTTCGACGCGCTGCTGCCCGCGCCGGACATGGATGCGCTGCACGGCTTCCTGGCCCGCACGCCATCGCGGCTGGTGGCGGTGCAGGCCGAGGTGCTGCTGGACCTGACCGCGCAGCCGAACCTGCCCGGCACCACGACGGAATATCCGAACTGGCAATTGCGCCTGCCGGTGGCGGCGGCGGATTTCGCCGCCTTGCCGGCCGTCGCCCGAACTGCCAGCATCATGCGCGACAACGGACGTCAGGAGGGATCATGAGCGTTCAGACAGTGCCGACCAAGCCCATCGAGGGCCAGAAGCCGGGCACCTCGGGCCTGCGCAAGAAGACCCCGGTCTTCATGCAGCCGCATTACCTGGAGAATTTCGTCCAGGCGATCTGGAACGGCACCGGCGGTGCCGAGGGCAAGACCTATGTGCTGGGCGGCGACGGCCGCTATTTCAACGACCGCGCCGCGCAGGTGATCCTGCGCATGGCGGCGGCCTCGGGGGCGAAAAAGGTGATCGTCGGGCAGGGCGCGCTGCTTTCGACCCCGGCCGCCTCGAACCTGATCCGCCAGCGTGGAGCGGACGGCGGCATCATCATGTCGGCCAGCCACAACCCCGGCGGCCCGGACGAGGATTTCGGCGTCAAATACAACATGGCGAACGGCGGCCCCGCGCCCGAGGGCGTGACCGAGAAGATCTTCGAGGCGACGAAGACGCTGAGCGAATACAAGATCTTCGAGGCGCAGGACGTGGACCTGTCGCAACCCGGCACGACCGCGCTGGGCGGGATGGAGATCGAGGTGGTCGACCCGGTCGCCGATTACGCCGCGCTGATGCGCGAGATCTTCGACTTCGCCAAGATCCGGGCGCTGTTCGCCGGCGGCTTCCGGCTGCGGTTCGACGCCATGCATGCCGTGACCGGCCCCTATGCCAAGGCGATCCTGGAGGGGGAACTGGGCGCGGCGCCGGGCTCGGTGGTGAATGCGGTGCCGCAGCCCGATTTCGGCGGCGGCCATCCCGACCCGAACCCGATCTGGGCCAAGCCGCTGATGGACGAGATGTTCGGGCCGGGCGCGCCCGATTTCGGCGCTGCCTCGGACGGCGATGGCGACCGCAACATGATCGTTGGCCGGAACTGCTATGTCACGCCCTCGGACAGCCTGGCGGTGCTGGCGGCGAATGCGACGCTGGTCCCGGCCTATGCCGGCGGGCTGAAGGGCGTGGCGCGGTCGATGCCGACCTCGCGCGCGCTGGACCGGGTGGCCGAATCCCTGGGCATCGCCTGCTACGAGACGCCGACCGGCTGGAAGTTCTTCGGCAACCTGCTGGATGCCGGCAAGGCGACGCTCTGCGGCGAGGAAAGCGCCGGCACCGGCTCGGACCATGTGCGGGAAAAGGACGGGCTCTGGGCGGTGCTGTTCTGGCTGAACCTGCTGGCCGAGCGCAAGCAGCCGGTGGCCGAGATCATGGCCGACCATTGGGCGAAATTCGGCCGCAACTACTATTCCCGCCACGATTACGAGGCAGTGGATGCGGCGGCCGCGAACGGGCTGGTCGATGCCTTGCGCGCGCGCCTGGCCGATCTGCCCGGCCGGACCGTCGCGGGCCTGCGCATCGAGGCGGCGGACGAATTCGCCTATGACGACCCGGTCGATGGCTCGCGCACCGAGCGCCAGGGCCTGCGCATCATGACCGAGGGCGGTGGCCGCATCGTGCTGCGCCTGTCCGGCACCGGCACCGAGGGCGCGACCCTGCGCGTCTATCTGGAGCGGGTCGAGACCGACCCGGCCCGGATGCAGGACGACCCGCAGCAGGCGCTGGCGGCGATCATCCGGCTGGCCGACGAGATTGCAGGCATCCGCGCCCGCACCGGCCGGGCCGAGCCCGACGTCATCACCTGAGACCGGCGGCGGCGGGCCGCATCACCCCGCCGCCAGCTCGTCCCAGCAGGCCAGGGCATGGGCGGCATACATGACGCCCGGCCCGCCGCTCATCTGCACGGCCATGGCGATCACGTCGGAAAACTCCTCGCGCGTGGCGCCGGCCTTCATCAGCGCCTCGACATGGAACAGGATGCAGGGTTCGCAGCGCTGCACCACGGCCATGCCGACCGCGATCATCTCCTTGACCTTGACCTCCAGCGCGCCGCTGTCGTGGACGGCTTTCGACAGGGCGCCGAAGCCCTTCATGGCATCGGGAATCGCCTTGTTCATCACCCGCAATTCGGCGCGCATATCGTCGATTTTGGCCTGGTAGACCATGCTTGCTCTCCTTTGTTGCCACGGCAGGCTAGGCCGGCGGCAAGGCCTGCGGCATGATTCAGGTCAAGAAATCTGCGAATTAACGAAGATATGCAGTCAAACCCTGCGGCCGCGCACCCAGGTTTCGCGCATGACCGGAATGTCATCCATCATGGAAAACCGGA
This portion of the Paracoccus sp. N5 genome encodes:
- the glgA gene encoding glycogen synthase GlgA produces the protein MRVLSVASECVPLVKTGGLADVAGALPAALAGQGVEMRTILPGYPAVLAAQAAAEPLRQIPDLFGGPARILRGTLGKTVLYLLDAPHLYARDGTIYLGPDGKDWSDNPQRFAALDRAAALIAAEGVEGWRPQILHLHDWQAGLTPVYLRQLGAAEVKTLLTIHNIAFQGIAPAHLLGALQLPAHLFNPQGFEYWGKISALKAGIVFADKVSTVSPTYAEELLTPSFGMGLEGVLADRAGDFTGILNGIDLEAWKPPYDDPSAKAPLRRALRKEFGLPEADGPLCVVISRLTGQKGLDLLLEALPTLLDCGGQLAVLGSGDSALESAFRAAAERYPGVGLRLGYDEALAHRMIAGGDAILVPSRFEPCGLTQLYGLRFGTLPVVSLTGGLADTVINASAAGLAAGVATGLQFHPVEAAALSRALRRLCELWRQPRVWSRMANAAMAQPVGWDASAAAYAELFRTMIR
- the glgX gene encoding glycogen debranching protein GlgX, producing MPNLRILAGRADPLGATFDGEGVNFAVFSQHATRVTLCLFGADGRTEAHRLDLPERDGDVWHGYVPGLRPGQLYGLRADGPYAPAEGHRFNYHKLLIDPYAKRLTRHPVWHDALMGYTVGAAESDLSFDKRDSARHMPRCVVEDPAFSWGTDQPPRHDIADTVIYEAHVKGLTQAHPDVPHRGSFLGLASDPVIEHLQRLGITALELLPAQAFLNDRFLVEKGLVNYWGYQTLGFFAPDPRYLAKGQIAEFQHMVARMHAAGIEVIMDVVYNHTGEGNEMGPTLSFRGLDNRSYYRLQEDPRYYIDDTGTGNTLNVNHPMVLRMVMDSLRYWVEVMHVDGFRFDLCATLGRRARGGFDRSASFFDAIRQDPVLTRVKLIAEPWDIGPGGYQLGGFPPPFLEWNDKYRDGIRRFWRGDARQVPELADRMAGSAVQFDHSGRPATSSVNFLTAHDGFTLMDVVSYAAKHNEANGEENRDGHSENFSDNMGVEGASDDPAILEARARRRRAMLATLLLSQGTPMLLAGDELGNSQQGNNNAYCQDNAIGWVDWDAADQGFLDFTARLIAFRRAHPILRQKRFLHSRTRLVDGLPDLFWLRPDGEEMTPADWGNPELRVLCAELRIAAGTPEYAQREEAIFLVFNNGEALDLVPPDPPTGWRWRLHLDSSRPGLVPQVAGRGPMRIDGHCVLAFDLERDDD
- a CDS encoding 4-alpha-glucanotransferase gives rise to the protein MTDARLQLAARMGVLPGFHDLTGQWRETSVESAVALLAAMGLSVPSAPEAQAALEAHADLLPQDVICEAGAAPDLAPAAWQLTFEDGAQLEGGGALPALPLGIHRLQAEGRAFTLLAAPPRLPEPARRWGLVAPLYGLSASGIGSYDDLGRLAAGMAGQGAAFLGINPVHAGFPTVPWLFSPYTPSHRRRLNVIHIAAGQGTPGPLVDYARDIPARMAALRAEFAAFPGDPGFDAWQAAEGESLHRFALHQALSERFGAFWSDWPAAHVSPDTPASLAARAELAGEMRFHAWLQWRAETALAAAGRAARDAGMAHGLYLDLAVGTHPFGAETWEDRASFAFGASLGAPPDAFSADGQNWGLAPFSPLGLRAQAYAPLAQTLRRQLQFAGALRIDHILGFERAYWVPEAAPGAYVAMPRDAMLAVVRIEAARAGAVIVGEDLGNIPEGLRAALAGSGVLGCRVAMFEREGWQPPRFRPAEAYDRDAIASFSTHDLPTWRGWRQGCDIAARARLSDADPAPQLAERAEEVAGFDALLPAPDMDALHGFLARTPSRLVAVQAEVLLDLTAQPNLPGTTTEYPNWQLRLPVAAADFAALPAVARTASIMRDNGRQEGS
- a CDS encoding alpha-D-glucose phosphate-specific phosphoglucomutase; the encoded protein is MSVQTVPTKPIEGQKPGTSGLRKKTPVFMQPHYLENFVQAIWNGTGGAEGKTYVLGGDGRYFNDRAAQVILRMAAASGAKKVIVGQGALLSTPAASNLIRQRGADGGIIMSASHNPGGPDEDFGVKYNMANGGPAPEGVTEKIFEATKTLSEYKIFEAQDVDLSQPGTTALGGMEIEVVDPVADYAALMREIFDFAKIRALFAGGFRLRFDAMHAVTGPYAKAILEGELGAAPGSVVNAVPQPDFGGGHPDPNPIWAKPLMDEMFGPGAPDFGAASDGDGDRNMIVGRNCYVTPSDSLAVLAANATLVPAYAGGLKGVARSMPTSRALDRVAESLGIACYETPTGWKFFGNLLDAGKATLCGEESAGTGSDHVREKDGLWAVLFWLNLLAERKQPVAEIMADHWAKFGRNYYSRHDYEAVDAAAANGLVDALRARLADLPGRTVAGLRIEAADEFAYDDPVDGSRTERQGLRIMTEGGGRIVLRLSGTGTEGATLRVYLERVETDPARMQDDPQQALAAIIRLADEIAGIRARTGRAEPDVIT
- a CDS encoding carboxymuconolactone decarboxylase family protein, giving the protein MVYQAKIDDMRAELRVMNKAIPDAMKGFGALSKAVHDSGALEVKVKEMIAVGMAVVQRCEPCILFHVEALMKAGATREEFSDVIAMAVQMSGGPGVMYAAHALACWDELAAG